The sequence GGAGCACCCGGGCCTGCGGCAAGCTCCACTCTGGTACCCCGCGACGAACCTGGGAGACACGGGCGCGGCCAGCGCCGTCATCGCGATGTGCGCGGCGGTACGAGCCTTTGCCCGGGACTACGCGCCTGCAGAGGCGGGGCTCATCCTGTCCTCGTCGGACGGCGCCGAGCGGGGAGCCATCCGAGTCACAAGGTTCCTTCCAAGCTGACACAGCGGAGTCGGAGCATGTCGAACTACCACTTCAACAGCCGTACTCCAGGCAGCAAGATTCACACAACGTCCACCGGCAAATGTGGCAAGGCCCCGTGCGACTACCGCGCCAATGCACCAGGCGCTCCGGGCGCGAAGGCCCATGCATTCTCCCCTTGGGAGGCCCATCACATCATCTGCCTCAAGAGCATCAGGGCCTTCGGTGACCAGACCAAGTATCCCGAGTTCCAGAGCTGTATTTCCGAGATTGAAGACACGTATCGCCGTACGGACTGGTGCATCAATCAGAACCTCAACCTCATTCCGCTTCCGCTCAAAGGCACCTACAAGCAACACAACCCGGCGAGTCACGGCCTGGACCTGCCATGTCATGACATGCATCATAACGCCAAGCTCGGATACCAAGACGAGGTCACGGCGGCACTGAAGCGACACGTCTGGGCACGCATCAAGGATGCCGTTGACAACTCGGCTCCAGGCCAGGCCCACTATTCGGAATCCGCCGTGCTCACCTCCCTCCAGACACTGGAGACCCGCTTCAGGGCCATCATCAATGTCCGAGGCCGCAGGATGGGGGGCCCGGTCGCTGTCTGGGGCATGCAGGGCAGTACGAGCAATGGTTGGTGGCTGCCGTTCTCGATGGCCAGCGACGCTGTAGCGCTCGCGCGTAAGCGCAAATGGCTCTAATCATTTTCAAGCACTCATGAGGGCATCCCCTCCATGGCATCCTCGAATTACGTCTGCTGGCAGAACGTTCCCGCTGGCAACTCCTGCGTGCTGTCAGGAGTAGAGAACCTGGGCCGCGAGTACGAGCTCCTCAAGGGCATCCCGCGCGCGGGCACGTTCCCCGACAACGTGCTCTTCCGGATGAGCGACGAGTATCCCAAGGACGTCGGGCTGATTGATTCGCTGTCCAATGGAGACACGCTCATCATCGCCTCGCGCCGTCTGAGGGACTTTCTGACGCAGCGGCAGCTCCCGCACATGGAGTACCACCGCGTCACCATCCTCAATCACAAAGGCCGGGTCGCCAGCGAGGATTACCATGTGGTTCATCCCATCCATCCGCAGGACTGCCTGGACATCAGCGCGAGCGGCTGCACCTACAGCCCCATTGTCCCCACGGAAATCGACTTCGTGGACAAGCTGACCATCGACGAGTCCCGAGTCCAACCTGGGGTGCGGATGTTCCGCATCAAGAACTTCGGAGGCCCGGTGTTGGTCCATCGGGGGTTCGCCGAAGAGCTGTCGGCCATGGACTTCAAAGGCATCACCTTCATCGAGCTGGAGCAATACGGGTGGTAGCTCGATGAGACTCCAGTAGCGAAGGGGCAGACTCGAACATGGACCGACTGCGCGACACCGCCGTCTATGAAGACGACCTGGCCTCCGCGCTCAGGAACCTGGAGGACGCGGAGCTACCGCTCGAGCTGGCGGGCGAGTTCTGCGAGGAGGCCACCTCGCTCCTGCGAGTCCTCGCCATCTGCCGGTTGCTGCGCGAAGCGGACGTGGACGGCTTCCACCATGATTTGCACCGCAGCGCCCTGTCACGCCGCGACTACCTGGCGCGCTGCGAGCGAGAGGGGTACGCGGACCACTTCACCGTGGCCAGCCGCACCGAGCCGTTCTTCGATGCGCTCGCCGCCGGAAGCCTGGCGCTGGCACGCGACTTGGCGAAGCGGGCCGCCCCAGGTCCCCGCGAGGGCGAGGAATACCCCGAGGACTATCACTACGCGAACCTCCTGCACCGCCATGTCCTCGTCGATGGACAGGACGAGACAGGCGAGCTGGAGCGCCTGCTGACCACGCTGGAAGCCCATCAGGACGGCGCACGTGTGGACCTGTGCCGGAGCCTCGTGAGGCATGACGGCCGGTCCTTCGAGGCCGCATTCCAAGCGCTCCTGGAGGAGCGCGCGAACGAAGTGGCCCGGCAGGAGGCACACGCCATGACCTCGGCGAGTGCCATCACCAATGGCTACATCTTCATCGAGGGGCTGGCCTGGATGCGGCTGGCGGAGCACGCACGACCACCCCTGCCCGTCCCGGAGGAATGCCGCTTCTGCCCCGCCCTGGCG comes from Pyxidicoccus parkwaysis and encodes:
- a CDS encoding imm11 family protein, whose amino-acid sequence is MASSNYVCWQNVPAGNSCVLSGVENLGREYELLKGIPRAGTFPDNVLFRMSDEYPKDVGLIDSLSNGDTLIIASRRLRDFLTQRQLPHMEYHRVTILNHKGRVASEDYHVVHPIHPQDCLDISASGCTYSPIVPTEIDFVDKLTIDESRVQPGVRMFRIKNFGGPVLVHRGFAEELSAMDFKGITFIELEQYGW
- a CDS encoding Imm49 family immunity protein, with the protein product MDRLRDTAVYEDDLASALRNLEDAELPLELAGEFCEEATSLLRVLAICRLLREADVDGFHHDLHRSALSRRDYLARCEREGYADHFTVASRTEPFFDALAAGSLALARDLAKRAAPGPREGEEYPEDYHYANLLHRHVLVDGQDETGELERLLTTLEAHQDGARVDLCRSLVRHDGRSFEAAFQALLEERANEVARQEAHAMTSASAITNGYIFIEGLAWMRLAEHARPPLPVPEECRFCPALARMPMQRPFPGDRYPLG